CATCCTGTTACGCTGGCAGTGAATAGCCTGTCCCAACCACCTTCTACACTGAGTCAGCCCCTAGTGGCACCAGGCCCCTGCAGGCCTCCTGCCACTATTCCTTTTAGGAAACGGGAGTCAGTGCTCAGGCCAGCAGAGAAAATAAGTCAAGGCCACCTCACAAGTCACCAAAACCCACATCCTGGTCAGTTTCTCAGCTGCCTGTTTCAGCTGGGTTCCTGCATGGGTCCACGCCGTCCCTACACCCCTAGGGTGCTAGGAGGAGCAGAGCACCAGGAGGCAGAGACGTATTCAGCCTGGTGAGTTTTTTAGGCAGAGGCTGCTCGTGTCATACTACTTGCTGTCAATCAGGGGAACTTATCCCACTCAGAGAGCTGCTCTAGAACTTTATTTCCATGAACTTGCTTGAGCAAACACACTGTTCACTGTCTCGTCTTCCAGTGTGACTGGGGCGGCCCACCCCTGGCAGTTGAGGggtgtggtgggggtggagggtgctCCTGTGAGGAGGAGCAGAGAGCCCGGGCACAGGGCATTCCAGCTTCAGGAGCTCAGGCTGGAGAGGGAGGCGTTCACAGATGAGTATGGGGCCGCAGGTCACGTGGGCCTTGCCATGaggagggcagaggcagaaggcGGGTCAAAGgagccccaggctggggctgaACCACTGGGTCCTTCCGTGCCCAGCCTTCACGCACCAGGCAGAAGTTATCCACAAAGGTTCAGTCTCCAAACTAAAGTGGGTAGAGGGGTGGTGGCCACAGAGAAGCCCTGGGCCTTCCCTCTGCTCCATAGCCCTGGGCTGGCTTCTGGCTAGGGGACTGGCTGGCAGCAGAGGCTCAGTCTTCTGTCTCCTGCTTGATGTTCTCAATGGAGACAGGCATCTCTGAACTTGGAGTCTTGTCAGGCGAGGCCACGTCTAGATGCTCTTCCTTCACTTGCACAGCAATGactggagagggaggggaggtgggagggtggcaTGGAGAGCAAGCCTGTAACTCACGGAAGGGCGGGGAGCAGGACCTGGGAGAGGGATCTGGTCCCTACAGATGGGGCCCTCAGGACACACATTCACCCTCCTGCTTGACCTCTGggagggcagcagcagcaaaggcCCAGGGCCCCAGGACACCTCAAGCCAGGCGGGCTGTGCCAGAGACACTGACATTGACCAATATGCCACCCCTGTCCAGCACACTGGGTGGGGCAGAGATGGAGGAGAAATGGCCAGGGAGCCTGGCTGGATGGAGACTGCTCTGTGCAGAGTTGGTGGGGGTTGGTGGGAAGCTCTCCAGGCCCAGTGGTTCAGGGCTGCTTGGTGCCCAGAAAATTCCCACCAAACTTGACTCTACTCTTTTGTGCCCAGGTTGGGAAGAAGAGGGGCCGCCTCTGAGCACAGAGCAGGCTGGTCCTGCCTCGACCCAGCCTAGTGGCTCTTACTCTCGTCTGAAATGGGCTCTGATGAGATCTTCCCTGCAGCCTGCAGGTCGTCCTCCAGCAGGGGCTTCTTGGACCCCTGTCTGAGGGGCCGCGTCTTGGTCGGAGGGATTCTCTTCCCTTTGAATAAAAATGGATTCAAACCGAGCATTAAGGTTGTACCTACATGAGGCCTGAAGGGCTGGGTCTCGTCCAGTGGTCAGGTGGTGTGGCAGAAGGGAAAGTGCCGGTCTGGGGACAGAAGGCCTAGACTCCAGCTCTGACAACACCCCTGACTGGCTGTGTGCCCTGAGGTCAGAGTGGCCTTCTCCAGTGGGGTATTAATGACAACACCTCCACCTTGAGAGCCAAGGCTCAGAGCCATCGTGGTTGTTAGTTTCCTTTTTCAGTCTTTGATTTCTTCCTGTAACATGCAACATTCCTGGCCCTGCTATTTTCAATGACACAGGGCCTCTTCCTGCCTGACATACACTATACAGTCactcaatctttttctttttgagacagagtcttactctgttgactgggctagagtgccgtggcatcagcctagctcacagcaacttcaaactcctggactcaagcgatcctcctgcctcagcctcccgagtagctgggactacaggcatgcgccaccatgcccggtaattttttctatatatttttagctggccaattaatttctttctattttttagtagagacagggtctcactctcgctcatgctggttttgaactgaccttgagcgatcctcccaccttggcctcccagagtgccaggattacaggtgtgagccactgcggctGGCCACTGGTCACTCAATCTTAATCCTGTCCGGGGACCTCATTCCTGTTTCTGCTTTGTCCTGTTTCAGGACATCCTCTTCCTTGCATGGTGCCATGTGGTAGAGACCATCTTGCCATTACTGGCCTGGGCTCTGGAGCACAGCTTTGCCCCTCCCCCTCTACTGCCCCTCAAGCTGAGCCTACACTGGGCTCAGGATTGATTGAGAGTGAGCCCCCGAGTGCCAGGTGGAGTCAAGCCACTCGGCAGCCTGCCTTGGCTTCCACCCTCAAGGGGGTTGCAAGGGAAGAATGATAGCCTTGTAAAGAAagcttctatttcttcctgtgcCTTTTCCTTTAGAAACTAGCAGCTGTGACTGCCCAAGAGGCCAGGCCATTTTCTGACCCTGGCAGCAGGGAGGGGGATCCCTGCAACCTCACTCTCAGATACGATCTCATCTCTCTTCCTCGGCATCCTGACCCTGCCACAGACCGAACGCCCTTGTTTATACTCTGGATCCGCAAAGATACAGGGTGAAAGGCCTACAAGGGCCAAAGGGCAAGGGAGAGGAGACAGGGCAGGACCGTCAAGAGAGCTATGTTGGCAGGACAGTGTCTCGGAACCAGTGCCATGGGGCTGACCCCACCTCTGCTCTGGGTCCCACATCAGCCTGGCCAATTTGGAGCATCACTTACTTTTCTTCCcaaactgtttctttttcttctttgtggccTCTTTGGCCTTCAGAGGTGTGGTTGGTTCTGTTATTGAAAGACAGGGCAAGAGAGATGAGAAGAAGTTCTggaggacacagggcacaggtgcATCCTGAGACCCTTTCCACCCTCACACAGGACACCCACGAAGGCAAGCCGGAGCTGGGCAATGAGAACAGGTGGGACTGGGGAGAGAGGCTGGAGAATAACTGTCCCTTCTTCCCACCCTTGTCACTAGGGCTGCTCAGAGGGACCTGGGTAGTTTACCTGGGTGCACAAGGGCACGGGCATATGAGAGAGTGGGCAAGATGAAGGAAGGAGCTCTGCAggccagagggagagggagatagAGAAGTCAGGAGGGGGAGACAGGGCTCACTCTTTACACAGAGTGGTCCATGAGACTTCTTGACCTCATGCCAAAGAAGTAAGTGGGCACAGAGGAAGGGGCAAGAAGCAAAAAAGAAGGGAAGTCAAGAGCCCCTTAGAGCTGAGAGCGTCCAGACCTGCGGCCACAGGTGGCTGGAGCTGGTAGCCGGTAAGCTCACACCAGCCGACGGGGTAGATGTCCGGGGACTCGCAGTCCACCCACTGGTCATACTCGTTGTCCCAGCCATCGAAGTGGATGCTGAGGAGCCGATGCACCACCCGTTTCACCGTGGCCACGCAGATGAGCCGGGGCTCCATCAAGTCCACAGCCTCCAGCTTCATGCCCACCTTGAAGCCATGGTTGGGGCAGTcctgggagagggaagaaggcgGTTGCCAAGCCAGTCAGCTCCCTGCCCCAGCAGGTTTGCCTGAGCCTGGGATGGAGTGGGGGGTACTGGCAgaactgggggagggagaggggctggcTCCTCTGGACGTCCCACGGCTCCTCTTTCCCAAGCATGAACCCCTCTATGGAAAGAGCGCAGTGCCTATGTCACAGCGTGGGACTTCTCCCCTGGAAGTAGCTGTGTCAGCAGCAGAGGCTCGAGAGAAGGGTTTGGAATTGCTCCTGTTGACAGCACTGGGCAGGGCCAGTCCCCAGGCTGCTGCAGGCCTTGCTCTGCCCTCGATCTCCTCACCATGTTGAAGAGTCTCGATGGAGCCGCTTTCGACTTGGTCTTCTCCAAGTAGTTCTCCCAGTTGAAAGACTGTGTCTCATACCCTGGAGGAGCAGAAAACTCAGATgcacagggagaggaggggaagtgGAACGCAGGTTGGGGAAAGGGTGCTGCAGCTTGGTCAAGGCTCAGCCTGGAGTCTCCCCATAGCCTTCTTCCCTTATCCCCAGGCTGATACCTGTTCTAGGATCATGGTCCTATTGTGCCCAAAGGGACAAGTGGGAACTCTGCTCACCAACCACACACCAACCATGGGGCTGAGTCAGCCTGGACAGTGCAAGGGCTAGTGGTGGCCCTGGGTGGCTCTGTCACCTCTCTCATACATCCTGAAAATCCACACCCCTGGGGGGAGTCTGACTTGACCAGGAATCCAAGGGCTAGTGGTGGCCCTGGGTGGCTCTGTCACCTCTCTCATACATCCTGAAAATCCACACCCCTGGGGGGAGTCTGACTTGACCAGGAATCCTGACCAGGAATCCACCTCCCCCTTCTGACTACAAGGCCAGCATATGGTGGACTATCATCTTACCTTTTGGGGGCGTGAGCTCAATGTCATTCTTCTGGCAGAAGGTGGCTGGGAAGATGGCATGGGAGGAGGCGTGGTAGCAGAACCAGTCTGAGCCATCTGTGGAGGGCCCCCCGTCCACACAGATCATTAGGTAGCCGTCCAGGAGAACCTAGGGCGGGGTGGGGCAGATGGAGCATCATGTCATAAACTGCACCCCACCAAGGGTACAGAGGCTATAATGGGGACGCGAGGCAGATGGGTCCAGTGGATCTGGAGCTCAGCCTTCGCGGAGAAAGCCCTGAGCTTCTGCACACTGAGGGTGTTTATCTTCCCTGCTGGACAGCAAATGCCAAGCCAGCAGGGACTATCTCGGTGCCTGTGTGTTCTGAGGGCAAGCACACGCGCCTGGCAGGGAGCAGATGTGCTGAATGGGCACAGCAGAAGCGTCCTCCGGGAGGGCCAAGGGCAGGGTGGCTGTGTGCTACTCAGGCCGCAGAAGTAACGAAGGAGGAATGGAACAAAGTGAGCCCCGCTGGGGTCTTGGTGGCTAGGCCGGCACTCAAAGGACATGGCACGTGGCAGGCAGGCTCAGTGAGGTGACACCTGACACAGGACCAGGTTCAGGTGTTCAATAAGCACCTGTCCAGCGTGCCTCAGACCCTGATACGGAAGCAGATTCTGAGCAAGGAGCAGGTAAGGACCCTCCTCACAAAAATCAGGTCCTCCAGGAGCACCCAGCACTGGGGAGGCGGGATGGATGGCCTGCAGTCCCAAGAGCCCGGGAGTGGATGGCCGGCAGAGCTCTGTACCATGTTGGCCCCCTCAGAGGGCCAAACCCCAGGTCACCTTGCAGATGGTTGCCACGCAGATGTTGCCCAGATTCAGGGGGTCAATGGCCTCCAGCTTCATCCCCTCCTCAAACCAGCCACCTTCTGTGTAGACAGCCCGTACCTGGAAGGAATGGGGCAGCTGGGGAGTCCCTGGGCAGGTCCAAGGGAAGATGGGGGGGAAGCAGGCCCCACCTGCCATAGCCCTGGGAAGGAAATGGGGAGGGAAAGGTACAGTCCCAGGGAAGAGCCAGGGTCCTCAGGCCTGGAATGGACCTATGGCCAAGGGGAAGAGAGCCCAAGGGCTGTGCCTCACCTTCTTGAACAGGTAAGGAACGGCATCACAGTAGATTTTCCGGAAGGTGGGATGATGGGCCATGTCACTTCGCCTCTCTTTTGAGGAGATGGACgagggagtgaggaagagaagggagttGAAGGCAGCTCATTGGGCCATCTCCACACCTCTCCTGTGCATATGCTCGAGGCTGTATCTCAGCACCCGCCAGCCCAGACCCGCGGACAGATGGGTCTAGCCCAGAAGACATCAGGAGCTCTCTGTAGGGATAGACTATTTCGCCTCGAGACCCAGCTCTTCCTGCATGATGTGGGAGAGGATTGGACCTAGGAGCACCTGGGTTCAACTCTTGATTTTACCACTCACGTGTTGAGCTGAGTGACCTCAGTCAAGTCTCTCAACCTCTCTAGAGCTCAGCACTGTCACCTGTAGATGGTAACCTACCTCCCAGCATTGTCATGAGGTATGGGGAAGGTGCTCCCACCCAATCCTTGGGAAGCAAAACCTAGGGCCACTGCTCACCTGACATCTTGATGCCGTGGCCAACACGCCGTGACCAACCCACTGGGTGGATCAGGGGACTCCACATGTGGCACCAGAAGTCGTCATCACTGTCGCCATCCTCGTAAAGGAGCCGCAGGCGACCCCCAATTACTGTGTCTACCACAGCCATGCGGGTCCGTGATACCTGGGACTTGTCTACCACCTCTAGCCGCATGCCCTGCCGAAAGGGGTACTTCATGCTCTCCACCATCTGCAACAGCATGAGAACACAGGCCTGCCATGGGCCTCCTTCCACATCCCCCTTCTTGTTCTGTCCCTTCAAGGAGCGTAGAAGACAAGAAAAATGTGGTGGAGTCATCCCACACCAAGCcagggggtgggcaggtgggtaCTCCTGTGCCATCGGGTTCGCCTTGGCCCTGATTCCCCAAGATGATGTAGAGGAAAAGCACATGGCTCGTGAGTGTGCCACTTCTCATCACCAAAATGTCAGTGAGTCAAGACACTATAAATCACAAACCCATTTTAGACCAAGGAAACTGATGAcccagagaggtcaagcaacGTGCCCAGAGTTGCAGAGACTCATCAGTGCCAGAGCTGGGCTTCGACCCTGGTGTCCAACCTGTGCTCTACACAGCTCTGCACTCTGATCCCGGGCACCTCGCACTCCCCTCTACCTCCCAGCCCTCTGTTGATGGCACATACAAGACTCATGTCCAGAAAACTGAGTCCCCTTGTGTCTCCATATGTCCAGTTCTAGCCCTGGCCCTGACAGGCTGTGGCTCTGAAATGCTTTCAGCAGCAATCAGTATCCCCTCTGACCCAAAAAGGAACAGTGACCAAGATGCCCACGAGGTGTTCTTCAGAGAACCATGGTAGTGAGTGGGAGATCTTTTTGTTCACTGTGTCTCTGGAGCTGTCCTGGCTGGGCCAGGGGATAGGCATGGTGTGGGGCTTTTCCAGACTCAGGGCACTGCCAGCTCAGGGAAAACCTGCCCTGGCCAAGTCTCAGCAGTGCCATTTCCAAACACACTAGGAAGGGAAGGTCTCGGAGGTCACAGAGCAGCTGAGGGGAAAAGCTAACACAGGAATCTTAAACCAGACAGACCCTCAGCCCAGCTCAAGGGCTGGAATCCATCCTGAGGCTGACCGCGTCCTGTCACAGCAACTCACCTAAGAGAATGAGACAGATGGGGGAGGCCGGGCCCAGGACCCTCTGGACCACCTCCCTACCCGCTTCCCTTCCTCTCTAGCCAACACAGTGCAGCCCAGAACCCAACAACACTTTACTGCCCTGATTTGTTTTGGATAACACAGGGGAATTTGAACTCTATGAGGACTGATTCATTTCTACATTCTCAGCTCTGGGCACAGAACTAGGCACAGAGTTAGTGCTCAGTTCATGTTTTTCCTCGAGGgaacaaacacatgcacacacacctgaCTTTGACTGATGGGTCATTTCTCATTCAAACATTTTGCTCAGCACTTACCATAATGCAGGCAACAATGGGCCATGTCTGAACTGGAGCTTTGTCCACAGACCCACCCCCTTCTATCCTCCCCAACCCCAATCTCCAGAGGGGCCAGCCAGTCAGCAACTGGGTGTGCTTCCCAAGGAAAGGCCTTGCCCCGTCTAAGCTGTGGTCTCCACGTCAAAGTATACAGTACACCAAGCCCCTTCTCCTCAAGGCAGTGACCGTCAAAGGATCAGCTCCCCAAGAGACTTGTCTGGAACCTCTACCCACAACTGGTCTCACAGTGCCTTCCCATTCTCTCCCTAGTGTCATCTTCTTATTCCAATCAGGGGCTGGAGCTTTTGTACCCCTCTAGCATTCACTGCAGGATTGGCTACGTGAAAGTCAGTGCATGCTTGCTGACTGTTCATGTGGATCACTCCCCTCTGCCCGgaattgggctttttttttttttgagacagagtctcgcttgttgcccaggctagagtgagtgccgtgacgtcagcctagctcacagcaacctcaaactcctgggctcaagtaatccttctgcctcagcctcccgagtagctgggactacaggcatgtgccaccatgcccggctgatttttatatatatatattagttggccaattaatttctttctatttatagtagagacggggtctcgctcttgctcaggctggtttcgaactcctgaccttgagcaatccgcccgcctcggcctcccagagtgctaggattacaggcgtgagccaccgcgaccgggcTCGGAATTGGgcttttaataaaacagaaaaagaggccACCTTGTTATCCCTAGTGGTCTGTACCACCCACCATCATCTGCCTCATCCTAAGACAAGGACTGGCTGAGAAAGAGTGAACAATCACTTCCAATCACCAAATCTGTCAACTGTGCAAGGCACTATGGGAAAAGATTAGTTTTGCTGGAGTAAGATGTGGAGAACATGAAAAGACAGTTAACAACAGAGAGACAAATAGCAAATCAGTATCCAATAAGTTCAAATAAGGGAGAAATCATTTCTGTTTTGGGAGAAAAGTCAGAGAATCCTGAGGTGCTCTGAACCATTCCCTGCCAAAGGCCAACTCTCCATTAGCAAAGGCTCATGATGTACAACCTTTTCATGTGGTGTCCAGTGCCATGGGTGAGATTTGATCTTTATTTTCCACTGTTGGCTTCCATACCACCTGCGCCCTACAGATCAATGTAAAAGTTTCTCTACGAAGCCTTCCTTGATATCTTCTCCTTCTCTGAGGCCAAAAGGCCACTTGAATTACGTGTCCTAGCAGCCCTTGCGCTGCATGACCCTGCACACGGTGCAGGGCTTACCTAAGGCAGCACGGGAATACCACCTCTGAGCACCTGGTTCAGGAGACCTCAGATGCAGCCCAGGCATCTGTCTACGAGAGCCCTATGACGAGGCCTGGCATAGAGAGTCTTCACCATATAACCTTTTGatccttttgatttttcattatgtgcatatatgactttttaatttaaagaactagtttttctgttgttgtttttaactcaGCTCCTATAGGactaaatagttttttttttttttttttttttgagacagagtctcgcttgttgaccaggctagagtgagtgccgtggcatcagcctagctcacagcaacctcaaactcctgggctcaagcgatccttctgcctcagcctcccgagtagctgggactacaggcatgcgccaccatgcccggctaattttctatatatattagttggccaattaatttctttctatttatagtagagacagggtcttgctcttgctcaggctagtttcaaactcctgacctcgagcaatccacccgcctcagcctcccagagtggtaggattacaggcgtgagccaccacgcccggctttaaatagtttttttaaaagaaaattaaatgccaCACAGATGTTTCCCTGGTTCAGAACCAAGGCTTGTGCGTGACTTTCATTTCCTCTGTCAGATGGGAGATTCCTGGGTGGCAGGGTCTGTATTCATTGTACTCTCAAAGTGCCTTGTATacagtaagtacttaataaaatCTATTGAGTGAACAATCCTAAAAAATGCCACGAGCAAAGGTAAGGATCTGAAAGAGCAAAAGGCGTACAGAGCAACATGATCAACGTGACAAGAGCAGAGTCTAGGTGAGGAGGCAACTGACTTTGGGCTGGGAAGGCAGATGGCAGCTGCCCTGTGGCAGGGTTTGACTCCATCTGTGAGAAATGTGGAGCCACTGAAGATTGCCTAGCAAGGGAATCTTAGACAAAATACTCCGATGAGGAACATGAAAGATGGATCAAactgggagaggggaaggaagagatcAGTTAGGAGACCCAAAAGTCTCACTGCCAGACCTTGATGTGGAAATCCACAGGAAGCGTCCTGGAGCCCACCAACCGTTTCATGAGGTAGCCCTTCCAGTCGGTGAACTTGGCATGGATAGCTGTGGAGACAGCAATGGAACACCAGTTACACACACTGACACATACCCCGACAGGGGGCGCCAGAGCTGATCCAGAGACCAGCACAGGGGTTGAAACAAGTAATTTCTGCTTCTTAAGGCCAGCAATgactttgttttataaaaccaCACTCCACAACTTGGATGTGCCCCAGGGCCTCTgggacagggagggaaggaagcacgGAGGAAAGTGGGTTTTGTTCTAACAAGGCAAAGGATTCTCCCTCTACCAAGGTCCCTGCCCTGTAGGAACCAGGACAGAGAACATTCTTATCAACGCACTCCGAGGGGGCACTAGGATCTTGCTGTTGATGGCACACCAGCCGATGGGGTGGACATCCACGGTTCCCAGGTTGCACCAGAAGTCATGGCTGGCGTCATTTTCAAAGCCTTCATACCGGAGCAGGACCCGGTAccctgaaaggaaggaaaagggcaCCTGTGAAGGAGGGGGGATGAGGAACTGCCTTCCTTCGTCTGTAGCCTAAACTGGACTTCCCAGTGCCTATTTCAAGAACTTACTCTGGGTAGGTGGGTCCCTGTTGTCTGTAATAGTCATAGCCCAAATAACCATGCCACTTATGAATATTTGGAAAGCATTATGGCATGGTGCTAAGAATTAATTTTCTATAGCCTGATCATACCAGGAATAAACTTAAGAAATTGGAGTTTCCAAgcctgccaggctctgtgctcccCTTTACGGTGGAAGAATCCTAAGAAAGTGGCAGAAACTTCAATgggtggggtttttgtttgttttatgaagccaatttCTGCCTACAACACTGCCCATCTGTCTAGAGATGTCACCCTCTAgactaggggtcctcaaactttttaaacagggggccagttcactgtccctcagaccgttggagggctagactatagtttaaaaataactatgaacacattcttatgcacactgcacatacctcattttgaagtaaaaaaataaacggacaaaaacacccgcatgtggcccgagggccatagtttgaggatgcctgctctagacATACTCCTGACCCCGCCTTGGCCAGAAGAACACCCACCTGCCGCCTGAATGACAGAGGCAATCCAGTACACCCGGCTGGGGAGCACGGCGTCACTGTTGAGCACCTCCACCTTCATCCCCTTCATCACATCCTCCCACTGGTCATAGAGTGGGACCTGTGTGGCGATGAGAGTGTTGTGTTCAAGAGGGAGAGCGGCTTCCTGGGCTGGCAGGGGACAGTGCCTGCCTCATGGCCCGAGTCATCAAGTCCTTCTTTGTGCCTCAACTTTCCACATCACCCGCCGTGTGCAGAAAGCCAGGCACAGTACGAGGGATGAAGAGATGAGGCCTGCTGTCCTTAGAGCtgagccaggggctgggagtggagaGGCAGGGTGATGGTTGGAGACccagagtcagacagacctgagttctCATCTTTATAGGACTAGCTCCTAATTGTGTCATCTTGGGCACATTACGCCTTTGTCCCTGTGCCAGCCCACACAACGGTAACACTTTCTAGTGCTCAACActtgccaggtactgttctaagcacaAATATTTCCTTCAATTGTTACTCAAACCCAGGCATGAGTCTTATGACCCCCTGTTTATGCAGAGCCATCCACCTGCACGTTCTTTCTCTACCTCTCCTCCTATTAAAATGCCCCATGATAGCATGGGACTGCTTTCGGTTGCTTTCCGATTACTTAATCCTCGCTTTGCTGCCAATAGTATCTTGACTCTCCTTTAGGGAAATTCACCTTTTTTCATTCCCATTCCATCTCCCTGGTCACAGAGATTGGTTCTTCACAGAACCTGGAAATAGCTGTTCAGGCCAGTCACACAGGGGCAGGCTTTTCATAGGGTGTATTGAATCGTGTGTTACATGGAAGTATGAGATAACTCCcctaaaatgaaaatgctgagaCTGCTACAGAATTTTGGGCAAAAAAGAAGTTATCTCCAGTAGGAAAGATGTgtcctgggccaggcatggtggctcatgcctgtaatcctagcactctgagaagctgaggcgggaggatcgtttgagctcaggagttcaagaccagcccgagcaagagcgagaccctgtctctattttaaatagaaataaattaattggccgactaaaaatatatagaaaaaaattagccgggcatagtggcgtatgcctgtagtcccagctactcgggaggctgaggcagaaggattgcttgagcccaggagtttgaggttgctgtgagctagctaggctgatgccatggcactgtacccagggcaacagagtgagtctcaaaaaaaaaaaaaagaaaagaaaaaggaaagatgtgTCCTTTCATTAGCAGAGGAAAGGAATAAGAGAGTTAGCTGCGTCAAGAACCAATTTGTCCTTGTTCAGGGCACTCCCCAGAGTTCACTAGCAGTTCAGAAAG
This Microcebus murinus isolate Inina chromosome 10, M.murinus_Inina_mat1.0, whole genome shotgun sequence DNA region includes the following protein-coding sequences:
- the L3MBTL2 gene encoding lethal(3)malignant brain tumor-like protein 2 isoform X1, which encodes MEKPRGIEETRSSEPMEEEEEDDDLELFGGYDSFRSYNSSVGSESSSYLEESSEAENEDREAGELPTSPLHLLGPGTPRSLDGSGSEPAVCEMCGIVGTREAFFSKTKRFCSVSCSRSYSSNSKKASILARLQGKPPTKKAKVLHKAAWSAKIGAFLHSQGTGQLADGTPTGQDALVLGFDWGKFLKDHSYKAAPVSCFKHVPLYDQWEDVMKGMKVEVLNSDAVLPSRVYWIASVIQAAGYRVLLRYEGFENDASHDFWCNLGTVDVHPIGWCAINSKILVPPRTIHAKFTDWKGYLMKRLVGSRTLPVDFHIKMVESMKYPFRQGMRLEVVDKSQVSRTRMAVVDTVIGGRLRLLYEDGDSDDDFWCHMWSPLIHPVGWSRRVGHGIKMSERRSDMAHHPTFRKIYCDAVPYLFKKVRAVYTEGGWFEEGMKLEAIDPLNLGNICVATICKVLLDGYLMICVDGGPSTDGSDWFCYHASSHAIFPATFCQKNDIELTPPKGYETQSFNWENYLEKTKSKAAPSRLFNMDCPNHGFKVGMKLEAVDLMEPRLICVATVKRVVHRLLSIHFDGWDNEYDQWVDCESPDIYPVGWCELTGYQLQPPVAAEPTTPLKAKEATKKKKKQFGKKRKRIPPTKTRPLRQGSKKPLLEDDLQAAGKISSEPISDEIIAVQVKEEHLDVASPDKTPSSEMPVSIENIKQETED
- the L3MBTL2 gene encoding lethal(3)malignant brain tumor-like protein 2 isoform X2, coding for MEKPRGIEETRSSEPMEEEEEDDDLELFGGYDSFRSYNSSVGSESSSYLEESSEAENEDREAGELPTSPLHLLGPGTPRSLDGSGSEPAVCEMCGIVGTREAFFSKTKRFCSVSCSRSYSSNSKKASILARLQGKPPTKKAKVLHKAAWSAKIGAFLHSQGTGQLADGTPTGQDALVLGFDWGKFLKDHSYKAAPVSCFKHVPLYDQWEDVMKGMKVEVLNSDAVLPSRVYWIASVIQAAGYRVLLRYEGFENDASHDFWCNLGTVDVHPIGWCAINSKILVPPRTIHAKFTDWKGYLMKRLVGSRTLPVDFHIKGMRLEVVDKSQVSRTRMAVVDTVIGGRLRLLYEDGDSDDDFWCHMWSPLIHPVGWSRRVGHGIKMSERRSDMAHHPTFRKIYCDAVPYLFKKVRAVYTEGGWFEEGMKLEAIDPLNLGNICVATICKVLLDGYLMICVDGGPSTDGSDWFCYHASSHAIFPATFCQKNDIELTPPKGYETQSFNWENYLEKTKSKAAPSRLFNMDCPNHGFKVGMKLEAVDLMEPRLICVATVKRVVHRLLSIHFDGWDNEYDQWVDCESPDIYPVGWCELTGYQLQPPVAAEPTTPLKAKEATKKKKKQFGKKRKRIPPTKTRPLRQGSKKPLLEDDLQAAGKISSEPISDEIIAVQVKEEHLDVASPDKTPSSEMPVSIENIKQETED
- the L3MBTL2 gene encoding lethal(3)malignant brain tumor-like protein 2 isoform X3, translating into MEKPRGIEETRSSEPMEEEEEDDDLELFGGYDSFRSYNSSVGSESSSYLEESSEAENEDREAGELPTSPLHLLGPGTPRSLDGSGSEPAVCEMCGIVGTREAFFSKTKRFCSVSCSRSYSSNSKKASILARLQGKPPTKKAKVLHKAAWSAKIGAFLHSQGTGQLADGTPTGQDALVLGFDWGKFLKDHSYKAAPVSCFKHVPLYDQWEDVMKGMKVEVLNSDAVLPSRVYWIASVIQAAGYRVLLRYEGFENDASHDFWCNLGTVDVHPIGWCAINSKILVPPRTIHAKFTDWKGYLMKRLVGSRTLPVDFHIKMVESMKYPFRQGMRLEVVDKSQVSRTRMAVVDTVIGGRLRLLYEDGDSDDDFWCHMWSPLIHPVGWSRRVGHGIKMSERRSDMAHHPTFRKIYCDAVPYLFKKVRAVYTEGGWFEEGMKLEAIDPLNLGNICVATICKVLLDGYLMICVDGGPSTDGSDWFCYHASSHAIFPATFCQKNDIELTPPKGYETQSFNWENYLEKTKSKAAPSRLFNMDCPNHGFKVGMKLEAVDLMEPRLICVATVKRVVHRLLSIHFDGWDNEYDQWVDCESPDIYPVGWCELTGYQLQPPVAAEPTTPLKAKEATKKKKKQFGKKIIAVQVKEEHLDVASPDKTPSSEMPVSIENIKQETED